DNA from bacterium:
AGAGGCTTATAGATATAAAGAGAAGATTGAGGCGATGATATGTTTAGAGATGATTGGTTATTTTAGGCAAGAAAAGAATTCACAAACCTATCCTTTCCCACTTAATTTCTTTTATCCTGATACTGGAAATTTTATCGCAGTGGTAGGCAATAGAGCCTCTAAGAAATTAGTAAATAAGGTAACTTCTGCTTTTAAGAAGCATTCTAACTTCCCAATAGAATCAATAGCTGCCTTTTCAATTGTTCCAGGGATTGATTTTTCCGACCATGCATCATTCTGGGAATATGGATACGAGGCAGTAATGATTACCGATACTGCATTTTATCGCAATCCTCATTACCATAGCCCGACAGATTTACCTCATACACTGCATTATCAGGATTTAGCAGAAGTTGTTAAAGGACTTTATTATGTAATTTTAGAGCTTACGGGAAAGTAATTGTAGTAGTAATTTACTACAGGATAAAGCAGATTGTTCTCTATCTTCTGTCCAATGAGATGATAATATTTTAATATTTTTTTCTTGTTGTCAACCACTTTTATAAACTTTTTTACTTGTATTACAGAAGAGCGTTGCGTAGGACATAAAGTTATATCTATGGTCTCTGGCATTGTGTTACCTCATTTCTTGCCATCTTTTTGTATTTCTTGACATTTTGGAGTCCCAAAAGACAACCCAGAGGGTCATTAACCAAATGTTAAACAATAGGATACCGGTGCGAAATATTCCACAAGGAGTTTAATG
Protein-coding regions in this window:
- a CDS encoding M28 family peptidase, producing MNELEKNLRIHVEKLALDIGERNFAKYEELEKAADYIMSEFSRYGYTFKLQQYQIEGRIYKNIIVSLKGTKEPDKIIIIGAHYDSVLGTPGADDNASAVAGLLELARLVSLKEKPAKTIKFIAFTNEEPPFFQTGQMGSMIYAKEAYRYKEKIEAMICLEMIGYFRQEKNSQTYPFPLNFFYPDTGNFIAVVGNRASKKLVNKVTSAFKKHSNFPIESIAAFSIVPGIDFSDHASFWEYGYEAVMITDTAFYRNPHYHSPTDLPHTLHYQDLAEVVKGLYYVILELTGK